In the Pontibacillus yanchengensis genome, one interval contains:
- a CDS encoding sugar phosphorylase — translation MNRDQVFTTMKEQLQTIYGSEYSEQYLEAFNQLFNKWEKKNWASPSSLTEENVYLITYGDSIYEEGEPTLPTLQTFLNKHVGSHITDVHLLPMFPYTSDDGFSVSNYRRIHPTLGDWEDIQYFSKDYRLMFDFVANHISKSSEWFQGYLNDDPQYQHYFIPKTDNFDTSQFVRPRTSPLFHEYEAIDGTKTALTTFSEDQVDVNFHHFPVLVEMTDILLYYAHQGGTSIRLDAIGFIWKKSGSTSMHLPEAHAIVQLWHTVLNYFKPNTQIITETNVPHEENISYLGDGTNEANMVYQFTLPPLVLYTLTTQHSDKLTSWAQTINKVSDSATFFNFLASHDGIGMRPTEGILTNDEKQLLVDKVQQNGGKVSFKNNPDGTQSVYELNINYSEALPNDDEHDTETKVQKMLASHAILLSFIGVPAIYYHSLLGSYNHHEGVHSSGINRRINREKFHLEHIERELVEDKKRQDIFTNLKSMIAVRQQEKAFSPYAEQEVLELGPNLFGLKRKNEETGDTVYFMVNVTNQNVVSPQCIKGTDLMTGKDIEDYVTLSPYAFSWIKA, via the coding sequence ATGAATCGAGATCAAGTTTTCACAACAATGAAAGAGCAATTACAGACTATATACGGCAGTGAATATAGTGAACAATATCTAGAGGCATTTAATCAGCTATTTAACAAGTGGGAGAAGAAAAACTGGGCTTCTCCCTCCTCTCTTACAGAAGAAAATGTGTACTTGATTACGTACGGAGATAGCATTTATGAGGAAGGCGAACCCACCCTCCCTACGTTACAGACTTTTTTAAACAAACATGTGGGAAGTCATATCACAGATGTTCACCTTTTACCTATGTTTCCTTATACATCTGACGATGGCTTCTCTGTATCGAATTATCGACGGATTCACCCTACGTTAGGGGATTGGGAGGATATTCAATATTTCTCTAAAGATTACCGATTAATGTTTGATTTTGTCGCCAATCACATTTCGAAGTCAAGTGAGTGGTTCCAAGGATACCTAAATGACGATCCTCAATATCAACATTACTTCATTCCAAAAACGGATAACTTTGACACAAGCCAATTCGTACGTCCGCGTACCTCTCCATTGTTTCATGAATATGAAGCTATAGATGGAACGAAGACAGCGCTAACCACATTTAGCGAAGACCAGGTAGATGTTAACTTTCATCATTTTCCGGTTCTAGTAGAAATGACAGATATTCTACTTTACTATGCGCATCAAGGTGGCACTAGCATTCGATTAGATGCGATTGGGTTCATCTGGAAAAAATCTGGTTCAACATCCATGCATTTACCTGAGGCACATGCGATTGTACAACTTTGGCATACAGTTCTAAACTATTTCAAACCAAATACCCAAATCATTACAGAAACAAACGTCCCCCATGAAGAGAACATTAGTTATCTTGGAGACGGAACGAATGAAGCCAACATGGTATATCAATTCACCCTCCCTCCGCTTGTTCTTTATACGCTTACGACACAACATTCAGACAAACTGACTTCTTGGGCACAAACGATTAACAAAGTGTCAGATAGCGCTACTTTTTTCAACTTTTTAGCAAGTCATGATGGTATTGGTATGCGCCCCACTGAAGGCATCCTAACCAATGATGAAAAACAATTGCTAGTTGATAAAGTACAACAAAACGGTGGGAAAGTATCCTTTAAAAATAACCCTGATGGTACACAATCCGTTTATGAGTTGAATATTAATTATTCAGAAGCGCTACCAAATGACGATGAACATGATACAGAAACGAAAGTTCAAAAGATGCTTGCATCTCACGCCATTTTATTATCTTTTATTGGCGTTCCTGCAATCTATTATCATTCTCTTCTCGGCTCATATAACCATCATGAAGGAGTGCATTCTTCTGGTATTAATCGCCGTATCAACCGAGAAAAATTCCATTTAGAACACATTGAAAGAGAACTAGTTGAAGATAAGAAACGCCAAGATATTTTTACAAACCTAAAATCAATGATTGCGGTAAGACAGCAAGAAAAAGCCTTCTCTCCATATGCAGAGCAAGAGGTTTTAGAGCTAGGACCCAACTTATTTGGTTTAAAACGAAAAAATGAAGAAACAGGCGATACTGTTTATTTCATGGTAAATGTGACTAATCAAAATGTAGTCTCACCGCAATGTATTAAAGGAACTGATTTAATGACTGGTAAAGATATAGAGGATTACGTTACGCTTTCTCCATATGCATTTAGTTGGATAAAGGCTTAA
- a CDS encoding glycoside hydrolase family 38 C-terminal domain-containing protein codes for MMTSKKVYVVPHSHWDREWYFTIEDSNLLLAENMDYLLDVLETNPNYHSYVFDAQMSVIEEYLHVRPENRERLQTLIQNKRILVGPWYTQTDSLLVNTESIIRNLLYGTRMATSMGHSMNIGYLPDIFGQNAYLPSLFKGFGMEYSILQRGVYSDQLDQDLNFYWASPDGASIKTNLMMLGYGPGKFLTSEQQFFEEKLQPILDKLANMNQSTNNLLLPSGGDQVLVRNHFPDTIEALNEKDHQHEYVLSDYETFMEETWHEGHSFDTTISGELIGTERSRIHNTIRSQRYDIKQLNTIVENKILHQLEPLATIGMELGLRFPQERLDEMWKELFDVHAHDSIGGCNSDDTNHDVLMRLRKVDRMADGLLNLQKKQMTHAIANKLNQDNIFVLFNTKPTPYTGQIKTTLFTDEPTFQLTTMDGSLLDSTITKQDYLSGGKKVVVTAEGDKEVELPGYYRSELLIHVTELNPMGYNTFFVNQNEGSVDILEETKDGSISNQTLRVDFHSNGTLSLTNKQSGQKINDMIQFENVADAGDSYDFSPLPEDHPIYIKDAELITTYKTSGVETMDVVHNTHVPRDLSERSEQVKTKTLTIHTTFELRASEGFVRVHHEIQNEVKDHRVRVLLRTPVTEPQESFADQGFGTVTRSTINPYLSNWKERGFKEAPVSIYPLEQFVGVENKATTFAAITSGLKEYEVLPHQDHLALTLFRSVGLLGKDNLAWRPGRASGINNKVVYTPDAQMQKHMTFDYAICFESKQIEKETLFEKTQQYNNHYVTYQKQSLNTFEERLDRFEIPYPISELPSSFSLFQIDHPHVFMSVCKKSYEDDKPVVRLFNPSNEMQQASVETDVYHITIHSNLYEADLEPIQQVSVPSKGYETIKLGRKGETR; via the coding sequence ATCATGACATCAAAAAAAGTTTATGTAGTACCTCACTCCCACTGGGATCGTGAATGGTATTTTACAATCGAAGATTCCAACCTTTTACTTGCTGAAAATATGGATTATTTATTAGATGTACTTGAAACTAATCCAAACTATCACAGTTATGTATTTGACGCCCAGATGTCCGTCATTGAAGAATACCTTCATGTGAGACCTGAAAACCGAGAACGTCTACAAACCCTTATCCAAAATAAACGGATATTGGTTGGCCCTTGGTACACACAAACAGACTCATTGCTTGTGAACACAGAATCCATTATTCGAAACTTATTATACGGGACTCGAATGGCAACAAGTATGGGACATTCCATGAACATTGGGTATCTCCCCGATATTTTTGGTCAAAACGCTTACCTCCCTTCCCTCTTCAAAGGGTTTGGGATGGAGTATAGCATTTTACAAAGAGGTGTCTATTCAGACCAATTGGATCAGGACTTAAACTTTTATTGGGCATCACCCGATGGAGCAAGTATTAAAACAAACCTTATGATGTTGGGTTATGGACCCGGAAAGTTCTTAACATCTGAACAACAATTCTTTGAAGAAAAATTGCAGCCAATACTAGATAAACTAGCTAATATGAATCAAAGCACAAACAACCTCCTCCTCCCATCTGGCGGTGACCAAGTATTAGTACGTAATCACTTTCCAGATACTATTGAAGCATTAAATGAAAAAGACCATCAACATGAGTACGTACTGTCCGACTATGAAACGTTCATGGAAGAAACATGGCATGAAGGACATTCATTTGATACAACTATTTCTGGTGAGCTAATTGGAACAGAACGCTCTAGAATACACAACACCATCCGTTCCCAGCGCTACGATATCAAACAATTAAATACCATTGTAGAAAATAAAATACTACACCAACTAGAACCACTAGCTACCATTGGAATGGAACTTGGATTACGATTTCCTCAAGAACGTTTAGATGAAATGTGGAAAGAACTATTCGATGTACACGCGCATGATTCCATCGGTGGTTGTAATTCAGATGATACAAACCACGACGTTCTTATGCGTTTACGAAAAGTGGATCGTATGGCAGATGGGTTGTTAAATCTACAGAAAAAACAAATGACTCATGCCATTGCTAATAAACTGAATCAGGACAATATTTTTGTGTTATTTAACACAAAACCTACTCCGTACACAGGTCAAATAAAGACAACCTTATTCACAGATGAACCTACTTTCCAATTAACAACAATGGACGGTTCTCTACTTGATTCCACCATTACGAAGCAAGACTATTTAAGTGGAGGCAAAAAGGTCGTAGTAACAGCTGAAGGGGATAAGGAGGTAGAGCTACCAGGATATTACCGTTCTGAACTCTTAATTCATGTAACAGAACTCAACCCGATGGGATATAACACCTTTTTTGTAAATCAAAATGAGGGTAGTGTTGATATTTTAGAGGAAACAAAAGATGGATCTATTTCAAATCAAACGTTGAGAGTGGATTTTCATTCTAATGGCACGCTATCTTTAACGAATAAGCAATCTGGTCAGAAAATCAACGATATGATTCAATTTGAAAATGTTGCAGATGCAGGAGATTCCTATGACTTCTCCCCACTTCCCGAGGACCATCCCATCTATATAAAAGATGCAGAACTTATTACAACCTACAAAACATCAGGTGTTGAGACAATGGATGTGGTTCACAATACACATGTACCACGGGATCTATCAGAACGGTCTGAACAAGTAAAGACCAAAACATTAACCATCCACACAACATTTGAATTAAGGGCAAGTGAAGGATTTGTAAGAGTACATCATGAGATTCAAAATGAAGTGAAGGATCACCGAGTACGTGTTCTTCTTAGAACACCTGTTACAGAGCCCCAAGAATCCTTTGCTGACCAAGGATTTGGTACAGTCACAAGAAGTACCATCAATCCTTATCTATCAAATTGGAAGGAACGTGGATTTAAGGAAGCGCCTGTTTCCATTTATCCTCTTGAACAATTTGTAGGTGTAGAAAATAAAGCCACTACCTTTGCTGCTATAACATCTGGTCTTAAAGAATATGAGGTACTTCCTCACCAAGATCACCTAGCTCTAACCCTGTTCAGAAGTGTAGGTCTACTTGGTAAAGATAATTTAGCTTGGCGACCAGGGCGTGCTTCTGGCATCAATAATAAAGTAGTTTATACGCCTGATGCACAAATGCAAAAGCATATGACATTTGACTATGCTATTTGCTTTGAGTCAAAACAAATTGAAAAGGAAACACTTTTTGAAAAAACACAACAGTATAACAATCATTATGTTACCTATCAAAAACAATCACTAAACACCTTTGAAGAACGATTAGACCGCTTCGAAATTCCGTATCCAATCTCGGAGTTGCCTTCTAGTTTTTCACTGTTCCAGATTGACCATCCACATGTATTTATGAGTGTTTGTAAGAAGAGTTATGAAGATGATAAACCGGTTGTTAGGTTATTTAATCCGTCCAATGAGATGCAACAAGCTAGTGTCGAAACCGATGTATATCACATCACTATACACTCGAACTTATACGAGGCCGACTTAGAACCAATCCAACAAGTATCCGTTCCATCCAAAGGGTATGAAACCATTAAACTTGGACGTAAGGGGGAAACACGATGA
- a CDS encoding fructose-specific PTS transporter subunit EIIC, with the protein MELKEMTSSSLITFDITSTKKEEVIWELTEALYQEGALSSKEDYYQAVLERENVSATGMESGLAIPHGKSDAVKEAKFAVGRLQNPVEDWESIDPNNKVELVFLLAIPNTESGSTHLNLLAELSTRLMDHDYYQRLMQANSAKEFITALDQTSNQPSTEEQDYDKTVLVVTACAAGIAHTYMAAEAMEQAGRKKGIKVVSEKQGANGLEDEHSSSVIKEADAVVFATDIAPKEKERFAGLPYVQVRVADPLSNGEEILDRALNNPDGTVQEGEASSDSASSNQKKQGVLAEMGQAILTGISYMIPVIVAAGLMMGIAKLGSMPFGLVNDINDAERFANHSNELFVILHHLDKFGYMIFQFMYPIFAAFTAYALADRVGIVSGFIGGIFAAGIHYRFWGIEEGVASGFFGALILGLAAGYISKFLNEKIKLNKNFQAMKPMLIIPAISVLSIFLLNFYIVDPVFGGMNLALRNFIESAQSSGEIVLSTVIAAATAFDLGGPINKAAGAIAIGLASDDIFPLTARVLSIVIPPIGLGLATVLDRYLVGRRVFSPDLRVTGQTSILLGFIAISEGAIPFMLRNPIITIPINILGAIIGSTTAVLLGAKQWLPLPAFWGWPLVEGSIPAYLLGLAVGALFIAVSNVFIRFALIKRNRITI; encoded by the coding sequence ATGGAATTAAAAGAGATGACAAGTAGCTCCTTAATAACTTTTGACATTACTTCAACAAAAAAGGAAGAAGTCATTTGGGAATTAACGGAAGCACTTTATCAAGAAGGAGCCCTCTCCTCTAAAGAGGATTATTATCAAGCAGTCTTAGAGAGAGAAAACGTATCTGCAACAGGAATGGAGTCAGGTTTAGCCATTCCCCACGGTAAATCAGATGCTGTAAAAGAAGCTAAATTTGCTGTAGGAAGACTTCAAAATCCTGTCGAAGACTGGGAAAGTATTGATCCAAATAACAAAGTTGAGCTTGTGTTTTTACTTGCGATACCAAACACAGAATCTGGCTCTACGCACCTAAATCTTCTAGCTGAATTAAGTACCCGTTTAATGGACCACGATTATTATCAACGGCTTATGCAAGCTAATAGCGCAAAAGAATTTATTACTGCACTAGATCAAACGAGCAACCAACCATCTACAGAAGAACAAGATTATGATAAAACCGTGCTTGTTGTTACAGCTTGTGCAGCTGGTATAGCCCATACGTATATGGCTGCTGAAGCAATGGAACAAGCCGGACGAAAAAAAGGTATAAAAGTCGTTTCCGAAAAGCAAGGAGCAAATGGACTAGAGGACGAGCACTCTTCATCAGTCATTAAAGAGGCAGATGCCGTTGTTTTTGCAACGGATATAGCACCAAAAGAAAAAGAACGTTTTGCAGGATTACCTTATGTTCAAGTAAGGGTTGCTGACCCTCTTAGTAACGGTGAAGAAATCTTAGACCGGGCTTTAAACAATCCGGATGGTACTGTACAAGAAGGCGAAGCTTCATCTGATTCAGCATCATCCAACCAGAAAAAACAAGGTGTTCTTGCTGAGATGGGACAAGCCATCTTAACTGGTATCTCCTACATGATCCCCGTCATTGTCGCAGCAGGTTTAATGATGGGAATTGCCAAGCTAGGGTCCATGCCGTTTGGATTAGTAAATGACATTAATGATGCAGAACGATTTGCTAATCACTCTAATGAATTATTTGTAATTCTACACCATCTAGATAAATTTGGTTATATGATTTTCCAATTTATGTACCCTATATTTGCTGCATTTACAGCATATGCGTTAGCTGATCGTGTAGGAATTGTTTCTGGTTTTATTGGTGGTATTTTTGCTGCTGGTATTCATTACCGTTTTTGGGGAATTGAAGAAGGCGTTGCATCAGGATTCTTCGGAGCTTTAATTCTCGGACTAGCTGCTGGTTATATATCTAAGTTCCTTAATGAGAAAATTAAGCTCAATAAAAACTTCCAAGCTATGAAGCCTATGCTGATTATACCAGCTATCAGTGTTCTATCTATTTTTCTACTAAATTTCTATATTGTTGATCCAGTGTTTGGTGGCATGAATCTAGCTTTACGTAACTTCATTGAATCTGCTCAGTCCTCCGGTGAAATTGTATTATCCACTGTGATTGCTGCAGCTACAGCGTTTGATTTAGGCGGACCAATTAACAAGGCTGCCGGTGCGATTGCAATTGGACTAGCTTCCGATGACATCTTTCCTTTAACAGCACGTGTGTTATCCATTGTTATTCCACCTATCGGACTTGGTTTGGCTACTGTATTAGACCGCTATCTAGTCGGCCGTCGCGTATTTAGTCCAGACCTTCGTGTAACGGGGCAAACTTCTATTCTATTAGGATTTATTGCCATAAGTGAAGGAGCAATTCCTTTCATGCTTCGTAATCCGATCATTACAATACCAATTAACATATTAGGAGCTATTATTGGCTCTACAACCGCTGTTTTACTCGGTGCAAAGCAATGGCTTCCACTTCCAGCATTCTGGGGATGGCCACTCGTTGAAGGTTCCATACCTGCTTATTTACTAGGTTTAGCTGTCGGAGCTTTATTCATTGCTGTATCGAATGTATTTATCCGCTTTGCTCTTATTAAACGAAACCGAATTACTATATAA
- a CDS encoding MurR/RpiR family transcriptional regulator has translation MGALIDYFAKEIQKLTHAEKHVLYYIESNIEQSKHLSLTKMASLNTVSTTTVVRMCHKLGLEGFAELKYMLRHFEYESLPQEQDTMNRYENDMHQLFSSLDTEHIDNISSKMIDANRIIIVAVGLSKTLGEYFSKRLMQVNTNSSYVYESHMIDLLPNWVNKTDFVIFVSSSGETDTLIHVADKLNHQDMQSLAITNSPESTLNSLTRFNISAHVQRVTYAGYDLSARSTLMILMDVLFERYLKQKLRKEKT, from the coding sequence ATGGGAGCATTAATTGATTACTTTGCCAAGGAGATCCAGAAGCTAACACACGCTGAAAAGCATGTTTTATATTATATAGAATCAAATATAGAACAATCGAAACATCTCTCTCTTACCAAGATGGCTTCACTCAATACAGTTAGCACGACAACTGTTGTACGGATGTGTCATAAACTAGGGTTAGAGGGATTTGCAGAACTGAAATACATGTTACGGCATTTCGAATATGAATCTCTGCCACAAGAACAAGATACAATGAATCGTTATGAAAATGATATGCATCAGTTATTTTCTTCGCTTGACACGGAACACATTGACAATATTAGTTCGAAGATGATTGATGCTAATCGCATCATTATTGTAGCAGTTGGTCTATCCAAAACGTTAGGTGAATATTTTAGTAAACGACTAATGCAAGTGAACACGAATTCTTCTTACGTCTATGAATCCCATATGATTGATTTACTGCCAAATTGGGTCAACAAAACAGATTTTGTTATCTTCGTATCCTCAAGTGGTGAAACAGATACACTCATTCATGTAGCAGATAAATTAAACCATCAGGATATGCAGTCTTTAGCGATTACCAATTCTCCAGAGAGTACACTAAATTCACTCACCCGTTTTAACATTAGTGCACACGTACAGCGAGTTACATACGCCGGTTACGATTTGTCAGCAAGGTCGACTTTAATGATTCTTATGGATGTACTATTTGAGCGATATTTAAAGCAGAAACTACGGAAAGAAAAAACGTGA
- a CDS encoding DUF817 domain-containing protein produces the protein MMQFLTKLLHFGYQQALSSIFPVVIFLTLAGTKVISVPGLPRYDLILLVCLLAQIIMVKTGLETIDELKVITLFHIFGLVLELYKVHMGSWAYPDFAYTKIAGVPLYSGFMYASVASYLVQAWRRLDVTIVRWPNAYWTVLLGALIYINFFSHHFVYDIRWVLTGALLVIFLRTMVYFTVDHERFKMPLTLSFFLIGFFIWIAENISTLLDGYRYPNQGDTWEIVHIGKISSWFLLVVVSFIIVAQLKRVKGEGFADRTVPHVEDRNIGH, from the coding sequence ATGATGCAATTTCTAACTAAGCTACTCCATTTTGGCTATCAACAAGCTTTATCCTCTATATTTCCAGTGGTTATTTTTTTAACACTTGCTGGTACCAAAGTTATTAGTGTACCTGGATTGCCAAGGTATGACCTTATACTACTAGTGTGCTTACTAGCACAAATTATCATGGTGAAAACAGGGTTGGAAACAATAGATGAACTAAAAGTGATAACGCTTTTTCATATCTTTGGGCTTGTATTAGAACTCTATAAAGTACATATGGGATCATGGGCGTATCCGGATTTTGCCTATACAAAAATAGCGGGAGTGCCACTGTATAGTGGTTTTATGTACGCGAGTGTAGCGAGTTATTTGGTTCAGGCATGGAGAAGGCTAGACGTGACGATTGTGCGTTGGCCTAACGCGTATTGGACTGTTCTTCTTGGTGCACTAATATATATTAATTTCTTTTCCCATCATTTTGTGTATGATATACGCTGGGTGCTAACAGGAGCGTTATTAGTTATTTTTTTACGAACGATGGTGTACTTTACGGTGGATCACGAGCGATTTAAGATGCCGTTAACCTTATCGTTTTTTCTCATTGGTTTCTTTATCTGGATTGCTGAAAACATATCGACATTGTTAGATGGCTATCGATATCCTAATCAGGGCGATACATGGGAAATTGTCCACATTGGTAAAATTAGTTCATGGTTTTTGCTCGTTGTCGTGAGCTTTATTATTGTGGCTCAGCTTAAAAGAGTGAAGGGAGAAGGGTTTGCAGATCGGACCGTTCCACATGTTGAAGATAGGAATATAGGGCATTAG
- a CDS encoding TerC family protein, whose product MELQLLMEYGWVLLVLVMLEGVLAADNALVMAVMVKHLPEEKRKKALFYGLAGAFILRFGSLFVITLLIDIWQVQAIGAAYLLFISINHLVKRYKKDDEEEEEEAEGAVPKRGKGFWATVLKVELADMAFAVDSILAAVALAVSLPATGLPNIGSLDGGQFLVVLLGGIIGIVIMRFAAHKFVALLKQKPGLETAAFVIVGWVGVKLTVHVLAHPSLHVLPHHFAESWIWKVVFYSVLVMIAVTGWFFTGKQKTNQQYSAEV is encoded by the coding sequence ATGGAATTACAGCTACTAATGGAGTATGGTTGGGTATTATTAGTATTAGTGATGCTTGAAGGGGTATTGGCAGCAGATAATGCGTTAGTGATGGCTGTAATGGTCAAGCACTTACCTGAAGAAAAACGTAAGAAAGCTCTGTTTTATGGTTTAGCCGGAGCATTTATTTTACGTTTTGGTTCGCTATTCGTAATCACGTTGTTAATTGATATATGGCAGGTCCAGGCAATCGGAGCAGCTTATCTACTATTCATTTCTATCAATCATCTTGTAAAAAGATATAAAAAGGATGATGAAGAGGAAGAAGAAGAAGCTGAAGGAGCAGTACCTAAAAGAGGAAAAGGGTTTTGGGCTACGGTATTGAAAGTAGAATTAGCTGATATGGCATTTGCTGTAGATTCTATCTTAGCTGCAGTAGCACTTGCTGTATCCTTACCAGCTACAGGATTGCCTAATATCGGAAGTCTGGATGGTGGACAATTCCTAGTTGTATTACTAGGTGGAATTATTGGAATTGTCATCATGCGATTTGCGGCTCATAAGTTTGTAGCATTATTAAAGCAAAAACCAGGCTTGGAAACAGCAGCATTCGTGATCGTAGGTTGGGTAGGAGTAAAGTTAACGGTTCATGTACTTGCGCACCCTTCCTTGCATGTTTTACCTCATCATTTCGCTGAATCATGGATTTGGAAAGTTGTATTCTACTCAGTGCTTGTAATGATTGCCGTAACAGGTTGGTTTTTCACGGGTAAACAAAAAACGAATCAACAATATAGTGCAGAAGTATAA
- a CDS encoding 5-formyltetrahydrofolate cyclo-ligase — MSTKETIRNKVWERLETEKAARFPFPVKGRIPNFKGAEAAAEFVTYLDAYLQAKVIKVNPDSPQLPLRAQVLKDGKTLLIPTPRLKAGFIQVNPDDVPKGEKRKAASLKHMNAYGHEIPLQDMPTIDLIVVGSVAIHQDGRRLGKGEGYADREYAIIRELDNPSVPVVTTIHSLQLVEDDFPRDPYDVTVDYIATEQEMITVENPYEKPSGILWEEVTSEQKEEMPVLQDIWDLKYSNE, encoded by the coding sequence ATGTCGACAAAAGAGACAATTCGAAACAAAGTGTGGGAGAGGTTAGAAACGGAAAAGGCAGCTCGTTTTCCTTTTCCGGTAAAGGGACGTATCCCTAATTTCAAAGGAGCGGAAGCAGCTGCAGAATTTGTGACCTACCTTGATGCGTACCTACAAGCAAAAGTCATCAAGGTTAATCCAGATTCTCCACAGTTACCTTTACGAGCGCAGGTTCTAAAAGATGGAAAAACCCTTCTGATTCCAACTCCTAGGCTTAAGGCTGGGTTTATTCAAGTGAATCCAGATGATGTTCCAAAAGGTGAGAAGCGGAAAGCAGCTAGCTTAAAGCATATGAACGCATATGGTCATGAGATTCCTTTACAAGATATGCCTACTATCGATTTAATCGTCGTTGGATCTGTAGCCATTCATCAAGATGGTCGTCGACTAGGGAAGGGAGAAGGGTATGCAGATCGAGAGTATGCAATCATTCGAGAACTGGATAACCCTTCAGTGCCAGTTGTAACAACCATTCATTCCTTACAACTGGTCGAAGATGACTTTCCGAGGGATCCTTATGATGTAACGGTTGATTATATTGCGACAGAACAAGAAATGATCACAGTAGAGAATCCATACGAAAAACCGTCAGGGATTCTATGGGAAGAAGTGACTTCAGAACAGAAGGAAGAGATGCCTGTTCTACAGGATATATGGGACTTGAAATATAGTAATGAGTGA
- a CDS encoding SE1561 family protein gives MGKATDNRASQINYLKNRMNMLQQVVDSMEAESVGPDDMDQLLHMMHELEGKIERFKKDWQDGYS, from the coding sequence ATGGGAAAAGCAACAGATAATCGCGCATCGCAGATTAACTATCTAAAAAACAGAATGAATATGCTTCAGCAGGTTGTTGATTCGATGGAAGCAGAATCAGTGGGTCCAGATGACATGGATCAATTGTTACATATGATGCATGAACTTGAGGGGAAAATTGAACGGTTTAAGAAAGATTGGCAGGATGGCTACTCATGA
- a CDS encoding cytochrome d ubiquinol oxidase subunit II produces MEEYLIAVTILWSFLFVYSMLGSLDFGAGFWALVYGKKEHTNASTIANRFLSPTWEVTNVFLVLFVVTLVSFFPFATSMLGTLLLVPVGLGLILLTIRTTFMMFSHYANKFQNVLRITSGITGLLIPALLVSILPITLGGFVEIENGYPQLLYGKLLTSPTTYMHIAFGLSTELFLSALFLTDYAREANDYSAFNTYRKQAIWLGPLTLAIAVLTIFTMPPEASWLVENVQDNLYGFGMSIALFAIGYSLLFFKQKNGKTGYTRAAVIFVILQYGFAIYAYGSAHLPYMVYPHLTIEAGFTNTNMFYQLLIGYIVGLSILVPAFILFWKLFLKDQRYLEQK; encoded by the coding sequence ATGGAAGAGTATTTAATCGCGGTAACGATTTTATGGAGCTTTTTATTTGTGTACTCGATGCTAGGCTCATTGGATTTTGGTGCTGGCTTTTGGGCATTGGTTTATGGCAAAAAGGAACATACGAACGCTTCAACCATTGCCAATCGCTTTTTGTCGCCCACCTGGGAAGTCACGAACGTATTTCTCGTTTTATTCGTTGTGACACTGGTCAGCTTCTTCCCTTTTGCTACATCTATGCTAGGTACATTATTACTTGTTCCTGTTGGATTAGGGTTGATTCTTCTCACTATCCGTACCACATTTATGATGTTTTCTCATTATGCGAACAAGTTTCAAAATGTATTACGCATTACATCTGGTATAACCGGACTGCTTATCCCCGCTCTGTTGGTTAGTATATTGCCTATCACACTAGGAGGATTTGTTGAAATAGAAAATGGTTATCCTCAGTTGTTGTATGGAAAGCTATTAACTAGTCCAACGACATACATGCATATTGCCTTTGGACTTAGTACGGAACTTTTTTTATCAGCCTTGTTTCTTACCGACTACGCTAGAGAAGCAAACGATTACTCTGCTTTTAACACTTATCGCAAACAAGCGATTTGGCTAGGGCCTCTTACGCTAGCTATCGCGGTATTGACCATTTTCACAATGCCGCCAGAAGCCTCTTGGTTAGTCGAAAACGTTCAAGATAACTTGTATGGCTTCGGCATGTCAATCGCTCTATTTGCAATTGGCTACTCCTTGCTGTTCTTCAAACAAAAAAACGGAAAAACAGGCTATACAAGGGCAGCCGTAATCTTCGTTATTCTACAATATGGATTTGCCATTTATGCTTATGGTTCCGCCCACCTTCCGTATATGGTGTACCCACACCTAACGATTGAAGCAGGATTCACGAATACCAATATGTTCTATCAACTACTAATTGGCTACATCGTTGGCTTATCTATATTAGTTCCGGCTTTTATTCTCTTCTGGAAGCTATTCTTGAAGGATCAAAGATATTTGGAGCAAAAATAA